The Aeromonas encheleia genomic sequence GGCTCAATGCCTGGCTCTGGAGCGGCACCGGTGATCTGAACATCAAGTTGAAGGAGAACGACAAGAAGACCAACAACGTCAACCTCAAGGTGTCGACCGAGCTGGCCAATCTGGACTGGCGTTATACCCTGGATGGAGAATACATCTACGAGACGGCGAACAGCATCACCGACAGCCATGAATACACCCTCAGCCCCAAGCTGGACTTCTTCTTCGATGAGCACTGGTTCCTGCGATCCTCCCTCGATGCCGACTACAACCTGATCGACAGCAACTATCTGGAGCTGAGCTATGCCTCTGGCCCGGGTTACCGCTTCTGGAACGACAAGCAGAGGCGACTGGAGTTTATCAGTCAGCTGGGCTTGCAGCGTTCCTACTTCACCCCCGAGGTCTGGAGCGATTCGGTTCTGTTCGATGAACGCATCATCAACTACCCCTTCATCAACCTCGGCTGGGACTATCGTCAGCCCATCTCCGTCTGGCAGCAAAGATTCGAGTTGTTCAGCAAGGGAACCTACGAGAAGTTCATCGATCAGCCCTCCCCCTACCTGACCAGGAATCAATCCG encodes the following:
- a CDS encoding DUF481 domain-containing protein; this translates as MRQGLLSLLLLCASTTAMADILWMRNGDRLTGTIEELTDEQISIKPAYSQALTIPRDAIKRWRLDKQEQPRPLTRTGIPLLDTPDGLNAWLWSGTGDLNIKLKENDKKTNNVNLKVSTELANLDWRYTLDGEYIYETANSITDSHEYTLSPKLDFFFDEHWFLRSSLDADYNLIDSNYLELSYASGPGYRFWNDKQRRLEFISQLGLQRSYFTPEVWSDSVLFDERIINYPFINLGWDYRQPISVWQQRFELFSKGTYEKFIDQPSPYLTRNQSVNGSLGLRYYFNDHLRLSWSSELSWDDNWLEYGGDQQSLDDKEWRHTITLGASF